The Lathyrus oleraceus cultivar Zhongwan6 unplaced genomic scaffold, CAAS_Psat_ZW6_1.0 chrUn0067, whole genome shotgun sequence genomic sequence AAAATGGTACAATAGTGGAAGGAAGGGTGCTCTTGTACTGTGTACTACTTTTCTGATGTAaaaaaccttttgatcttatcttctaatcttcagagAGTTCTGACGAAATGATATTGAAGCATGCTTAGAATGATTAAGAGACTAGTTGACAAAATCTTCAGAACCTCGGTCTTCAAagtcttgacacagttcctcagaatttggtcttcagagtcttcagatcttgttcttcatAAGCTTCAGAACTTGAGCGGAGAATCTTGAAGGCTGACAATCCTCCAGAGACTATTCAATCAGAGTCATATTCATAAGCTTTAGCACAAACAATCATCAAAACCGTTGTCTAAGAGCTTTCTAGAACTCAACAACCTCTTGTAGAGCACTTGtatctcttcagagtcagagtgtgttgattCCAGAATTTGATGACGTCATACGTCAgttcttcagagtcagaacatgttagcaaaagctacacactagataaaaaccattagtgtagaaaattattctctaagaaacaatgcattattatcattaaaactaaaggccagatgcataaccaaatatttgtaggatcaagcgcttaccactccgctaaaagcaattgctgttagtgagggtgcaactttatttccttatagtatgagccctcatgggctgcacctaaagcgaggtttgtaagctccctctaagCGCCATGGGTTGGGACGTTAAGCCCATTCGAATCCCTAAGGGTGACGCTAGATTTATTTATCCAACAATCTCTCCCCCAGTGTCAGCCGGGGGGATTCGAATCCATGACCAAGCTCTAATACCACTTGTAGGATCAAGCGTTTACCACTGCGCTAAAAGCAATTGTTGTTAGTGAGGGTACAACTTTATTTCCTTATAGTATGAGCCCTCAGGGGCTGCACCTAAagcgaggtttgtaagctccctctaagCGCCATGGGTTGGGATGTTAAGCCCATTCATCTTGTGGCAAGTTATTTTCATGgaaattataattataatgaTGATGTAATATATATTGCTTCCATATAGATATACTAAATAAAAAGGAAGCAACTATGAATGATTTATCTATTATGAAAGACATTAATTAGTGTTTATTTATCTATTTTACAACCGATTAATTAGTGTTTATTTATCTATATTGAAAGctcttatttttcttttaaaaacaGTTGAATAACCATTTGACAGTTATATTGGTACCCATTTCCATACCGTAAAATCAACACAAGGAGTAATGGATTTTAAAGATGAAAACAGTGACATGCAAAATACACACATTGTTTTCATATAGAGATATGCATCAGTATCATGAAAAGTTACACAATGTTTATTCCTAAAACTCAAGTATATATGTTATGGTCTTCACTACCTGCATTTCAGCATATTCACGCTCTTAAAAATGAAATAGAGACATAATCAGTTTGCAAATTAAAAAAGAGTATACAATTCTTACAAATGAAATAGAGACATAATCAATTTGCAAATTAAAGTTAAATtgataaaatataataattatgaaTTTCTGAAGTTGAAAAATCACTTTGTATACATGGTAAAAATCCTAATAACCATAGAAATATACCTCCGgatgaaaaaaaaaagagaaaaaaaactaGTTACTTGATCCTCCAATCGAAAGAAGGCTTTCCTTGTAAAGTCTGGTATAACAACAATAATCTTCTCCTTTAATCCCAAGCTCCTCAATTATTTGGGTGCTCAAATCAACATAGGCTAGCCCATCATCTATTTTTCTAAAGAAAATGTATCCGTCAAATCCAATTGGGGCCAGTCAATGGAAGGCATGGGGCCACAAATAAATAGTTTGATCCATGATTCTTTCACACCGAGTTCACCCAGAATAGATATGTGAAAAATATTATTCTTGTCATGATTTGTGATACAAGCAATTGATCCATTTAACCCCGTCAAGTATCCATCATCCAAATCAGATCTTTCATCAATGGGCGTTCTAAAGAACACCTCATGACTCATGTCAAATGACATCATAAATATTTGATCATGTTTACCCTTAACCAACCAATGACATGCACCATTCATGTACAATTCCTCCCCATTAAATGGGTTACCAACACACCATTGAGCCATATCATCCATGTGGAGTATCTTCCAAGAATTATTTCTTAGACTATATATCTCAAAAAAGGAGAAATACATTATACCTTGTGGTGGAGGAGAATCAGGATCATAGTCATTACAACTTGAGCTATCAAACGTTACATATTGAATCACCTTAAAGTCATCTCTTACTTGGTCATAACCAAACCCATGAAAGTCATGAAACACGCCAAGGCGAGGGTGTTTTGGTACAAGCTCATCGGGGCTAGGAGGAATGACAACGAATTCTTCGATAGCTGGGTTCCACAATACATATTTGACCTTATTAGAATCTCTCCTTACATCCTTTGTCCCGATACAAAAAACACCGCTAACACTTGTTTTTCCCAAAATATTAAGATAAAAGTCATCCTCTTGAAATGGAGGTGGCAAAGTTAATTTGATTCTACTATCGAGCAAATTCAATTCAGGATGGTAACGATCAGCACAATCACGTTTAAATATGAGGAGATATGTACGATGATCGTCGGAATTGCTATGAGATATGAAGTGGTTGCGGAACATATTGATGAAATGAGAATTTTCAAATAAAATGGACCATGATTTGCGTACGCAACCAAAACGCTTCAATGATTTAACGGGGAGTTTCGAAAGAACATGGAAGGCAACATCATCGTCAATATACTTTCTGCTAACCTTTGAATCAGACCACTTGTTAAACCGCAGTGATAGCTTCTGCTGATAATCCATGAACAAGTTGAACGGTGATGATTTCTTATGTTGATAATCCGTGGTCGAGTTTAACAGCGGTGATTACTTCTACAAATAATCTATGGTCAAGTTGAACGACGGTGATTGCTTCTGCAAATAATCCATGGTCGAGTTGAACGGTGGTGATAGCTTCGGCTGATTCCGCTTACAAAGAGAGGAAATTTCTTCAATTCATCGATACCGCTGTTGCTTGTGTTTTCTTCTtgtgttatatatatatatatatatatatatatatatatatatatatatatatatatatatatatatatatatatatatatatatatatatatataaatttacTCAAATGACctattttttcaaaaaattctcaaaagCCAATTTTTTTTAGTAATTTGCTTTTGAATACAATTATTTTTATGTTTAATGATTCTATGAATACAACAACTCTTTTTTTGAAAATTTGGAGCCCGGTTAATTTAACttttaaatattattattataatgaaataaaattttatggaaaaataattaaaaaaaattcataaaagATTTAAATGTAAATTAAGTTCAAATAGTTTTTAAAATGCTAATTtaaatattttcttattttactAAAACTTATTTTggattttaatatttttttaaaattatttaattttgaagtcatttcaaatcatttttcataaatatcatttttgagatacaatTTTTAGTCTAAATTGTAATTACgattatattttaatttttaataacGTATGTCTATATTATAATATATCAAAACTAGTCTTTAaatttagaaaaaataaatataaataaaatttataagATTTTGAAAACCAATTTTATAcaatttatttttgaaaatacaaaagaaaataaaataattaaagCTAAAACAGACCCTTCATTTGATTTAGATTTTGTGAAAAATCATTCTAAAATGCAAATCAAACTGAATATTATTCATTGATTCTGATTTTTTAtctttaaatttaaattaaatgaattaatattcAAACTAAATAAACTCATTGTACCTCTATTATAGTAAGTCtatatttaaattaattttggtaaaaacaaatcaaataacctgattataaaaattatttttaaggAAAAAAAgcaaatattttttaataaaagaTAATGAGTTTAGTGGATGTCCACGGTctatatatattttataaaacTAATTTTTTAATTGTAATTTTTAATATAAACTTTTGCCTTAAGAACACAAGTTatcattaattttttttatagaatCTCTCAATAAAAAATCACTAATctattaaattatttaattttgtttaaaataataacataattTGATGAGATCCGCACCTTGTCATTGAATAATGgtataaaattattttttattttgagtaattatatatatatatatatatatatatatatatatatatatatatatatatatatatatatataacattgTTCCGAGAATTTTAAATTTTCGATAGTTCAAGAAAGTTGGAGTTTTTCCTTAATTTTAGAATTTCCAGTGATATGTAGGAAATTTTGAAATTGGCGGTAATTAACTAATATTTTgcttctttttttttcattttgcagTGAAGTCTAAGGGAAAAGACCACACCATTGCAAGCATGCCCACAGATAGAGAGACATCCCAGACTAGGGTTGCTGAGGCAGAGTGTTTTCATTTACGCGTTAGACGAGTAGTTTTAACTGGTTCACATTGGAAATGGTTGGCTGAGTAGGGGCAGATATGTGCACCCCGTAGCACCCGATAACGAGAGAAGTGGTGTCATTCAGAAGCTGGAACTCTATTGGAGGTGTAACACCACTGAAGTACACTTCTTCCTTAATCAAAAATTGACGAAGGGGCATTTTGAGATGTTTTTCTCAACAACAAATGACCTTTATTTATACAACTTTAAATTCATTCTTGACCACACAAAACGGTCAGTATAATCACAGTCGTCCAAAACTGTCTTCAAAATCGTAACCGTTTGAAATCTTATAAAATTGCACTAATGGAAATTTCATATTGGTTGAAATTTTCGGTATAACATAATACTTTTTAAAAATACCTTTAAAATTTCAAGCGTAccgattttttttgaaaattctAGCATGAATTCATACCCGAAATTCTGAATACACTACTAGTTAATTGTACCAGAATTTTGAAATTACTTTCGAAAATTTTGTATGcaaatttaattcaaattttGAGCATGGGAACTTTTAAATTTATGAAATTAAGTGGGATTTCAGGTATAAAAGAGTGGATGACATGTTAAATCCTCCTTCCTTGGTCATTAAGGTAAGGCATAACTGCCCATTAACTCTACAACATTGACCAAAACGAGCGTATATAAATACTTCTCGCCTAAAAAAAATGGGACTCTAAATCATCATACATATCTTTTAAAACCCTAAAGAGTATCACATTCACAACAACCATAATACACGACTGGCATAACAGTCTGATTGCTATCAAGCATCGTCAGTCACTAGTGTAGCGGTAAAATTTTTGAGtttaagttattgattaacttaacacataaagcaagagtcgtcatcgcacatttattatttccaaaagaaaaagggaaaaagtacgaacaaaacccaaagaaaattaaaaaagaaaaactaataaaaagagataagggtccgagggttagttatgcaaagCGAATGTATGAGCATCCTAAACAtctatggtactccatgggaacaTCTTTTAAAATATTCACATTTTAGTTTTTAAAAAGGTGTTATTTGAAAAATATTGGAGGGATGGGAAAAGAAATAGTTTTcttaatttttgtgtttgccaagacttttgaagtctcatgcctacgtaccaacaaagtgtaatggaggatcaaaacctcatagttcatggtaaaagtaacaaagatgtttgttttcATTCATTTTACTGAAAATATATTTTGTCATTTTAAtgagaatactcaactagtcatccacaagtatgagaactttgcatcaaCATGAGAAGAGCTCTAACTTGGATAGAGATCCATAAGTATGCCAATAactctcttagatggaaaagaattatcgtcaatactatggggataggagaattatatctcaactatggaaatgactcatgtctaaacaTCAAAGTTTTAAAATGAAAAATGCACAAATGGGCACAAAATAATTTGAATTAGTTATACATTTTCTTAAGtattttgaaattggtttgaacatgcttaagatggattaacTTTTATTACAAAAAATGTattgaaaatcacttgacaaaggtcaaggtttattaagaaagtggttcaagtttgaaaacaagtagattttgaaaagagggaaaatatttgaaaattaaagaaagaTGGGAGAAGAAAAGACTACCCTAGAGCATAAAATAAAATCTAaggaggaaagatctaaccaagaaatagcaagctttatgacataagtcaactaggaattccctcctttggattaagcctcaagcaagtcaaataagcaaagaataattaatgtatcagatgaaatcaaAATAACCAAGTCAAGTCTTCACAGAGAAatccaaagtcaaaggtatcaggtgaatcccaaggtctcatatcacaatctcccaaagcaaaggtcaaaTTCCTAactctaagtccataactccataacaATTCTAAGGATAGTAACCTCTAGTCCATAAAATCAAGAGAACCAATTTTTTTAGGGGTTTTCATTTTTATTAGTGTCTCCAAGAGAAAAGgaagtccaaatggacaaaggaaaaagagcataaacataaacaaaggtccaagtggacaaagggCAAATATGATATGGGCTAAAaaaaagcataaagtaaatagcaagaaataaagagcataagataaatgactttaaagtaaagttaaaatgttagtaaatgatATTAGTAATCAAAAAGGGAATTGCAATTGGTCAtttttggagaacacttaaccatccactcacaagcatgaaaacaTGGGCCTTTATATCATATATTAGAAGGACTCTAACttgaataaaatcaacaagtatgcccctagctctcataaatgaaaacgaagcaatattttcacacaatagCTTAAAGAgtatgagacttacaatctcaatgatccgctgtcgcgcgcggatcaaaaacgagtatttttgacaaaacgtagttaacgataaattgactcggattatcgttctcacgaggattcttgaatgaattaaccaatgatagtaacgattaatggggttttggatggtttaggattcaataaaaaaaatagattaaaataagtgattattaaaagaagctgtagcaacaatttactgattcggtctttgcctatcatcgactatcgtaattccaaccgcaaattaactattcctattcgattataatatcaactgacaagcgcaattgatagtataagttgtatgttcctattatccgaattaagcaaaagggattaagtttcatgaattaagcaaacatttattaaacggactcgataacgaattaagcaaacgaaatcgtgactatagttaggatcacacaatcaatcggattaaatcaataaagcatatgtaaatcggattaagcaaacaaaatacatatattaatattgaaaggaataaaaaacctgaataagaattactaaaatctcaaggtatcgaaacccgaatacaacaaattgtttggatcgattagttcttcatgagaattcttgccaaagctttcaagtcTTTCATGAATAGTGATCCTCCTaatgttatgcggctgctaggtatatATCGAAAACAAGGAATTTTGTTTACAACCCAACTagatcgaaaacataacccaagcccaaaactaatgacccaaaacttaaataaagctaatgctgcaacttcaacgaattttctggccctgctacattctgattcagctctcgacttaTGAACAAAAGTTTGCgattgtttgccttggaaaccctaattcatctgggtatcttatgtgacttcttcaacaagtttctttaacaattgatcaaatatttcaagggatacttcacatcacatcatcctacacatatatgatcctccatgagttccaaaagtcaagataatgtcaacTAGAAAGGTGGTTCATCTAAAGTTATGCcacataaaaataaaaaaataaaaatgatcaAGCAAAAgggctaggaggatggtccattacttaAATTCATACTTATTTtaataccctaattttgaccctaagatccctcatgacatcatgttattgcacaagtgcattgcctcaagggtcatagcatgtttggctccttaaccctagggttgggacttgtttgagtgttttgagaccacgaagcatgcttgtattatatactattgcttttcttatttgattaataaccaaaagcacaaaaatatgtcactaactctttttgttttgaagctcaagtgatcatgtgctccacaatgctcctaggaggtTCCTAAGCCtaatgcaatggctagatgaagatgaggaagaaGCATCACAATGGTCCACAAAtttcctaatcatcatatatgtctcccaagtatatgaattttccaatttgattaagataacccaaagggcttaaagattgtttcccaaggaaaccctaattccactgtgctttgattgtgccttgcccatgaagcaatctgaacctctgatcaaatttaatcaaattaagttctttcattcaccattttatgcatatatgagcctattttaggtctctcaatcatttattcatcaagattggagGTGTGACTTCGAAAAGCTGACCagttaagtcatctgactaagctgaggttcaGTGAGCTATACGATTTGATctgtttgtcaaatgaagatgaccccaagagaaaaaatgttcctaagaaccatattaagaactttcatgttcataaaaaatccattttaatCTTGGAAtgtcatcattaatttcaaaatattataggtcattttgactgaaaccctaattttagaGGTGAGACCAAAGTAATTGAAAATATAGAGAGGTGAgacttccttaatttttatgatttaGAGGTGAGACCAAAGTAATTGAAAATATAgagatgtatacttcaaatgttatgttggaaaaaatttcataatccaaaaataaatacatgtgataatgaaaaacattataggtcatcttggacctaattcattgaatttgaaaaagtacccaacttcaaatgcccataactttgtcatataaaatccaaatgatgcaaaatttgagtctaaattgactaactttaaaatatctacaactttaaaGTTGGAAATTgtttcatttgaatcttgtatcatgagCACAGAGGGGCTTGATTAAGCTTACTTTTGGGtgactttttcaaaatgatttgaatatgttttacACTTGAATTTTCTAggccagttttgatcaatttgcacatgccaaatgattttttgcccaacatgacttttgttccttatttcaagtgctttccaaccattattcaCAATAGTTCTTGGGgtctaccatttgggagattcgaatttttttcattatgtgcatttttgatattttatgATTAAACTTGGTATGCAAGCATTTCCCACTTCATGTGCACGTCCAAATGCCTTCTATGTGAACTCAGCAAGTTGCTTCAGCCATCCATGGGCCTTCCACccgtccacaaaggcccatgcactcaaaattttaattttcatgcacacgagcaaagTGTGAACTCAGCCACATTCAACTATAAATAAACACCTCATGAGATTCATTTCACAACCTTTTGGGAGATCCCATATGCTGCTGCACTAAAACcataaccctcaccaaaggaatcactcataatttttcaatttttcgagcttgaaattcagcaaccttagctgagttttaaagccagattccttagccaatcatcttccatacatctagggatcaaagaggagcaaagatcttggagaattcgtggccagaagttcatcaattcaaaggtataaactcaaactttttggatctgaaactccTAATTCAATGTAGCTTTCTTGTGCtttgtggttctctgaagtcctcatacttgaggcaagcttttgaTGCATTCGATttgccatttcatgaacaatccgtgtggacaccatgattttctccttcatctttctcttaATATAGGAACATTGAAAGaaatccattggtacagtgatgatctacatcacacgagcttcatttccataTCCTTGTTTCATATTTTTGTTAAGATTTGTTTTCTGCAACTTTTGGCCGGAGTTTGTGagtctggccggagaagatggtggtcTCCTTACTAAACTTTTATAACTTTTTAGATGGATTGGACGCTTCACGGTGAAGATGCAGTATATCACAACacttatttttttaatatttttgttttaTATTACATGTATCAATAACATgaacttttattttttttgacAGATTCCAAAAGATTTATAAACTAAGCTCAAGATATCATGGACAAGTGCAATAGGAGATAATGAAATGTTCTGGAAATATGAATGGTCCAAGCATGGAACATGTTACTACGATGGGAAGAATTCAATACAACATACAACTTTTGGAATGAATTTAACCTTTTTAATACACTCAAGGCAGAAGGGATTGTCCCTGTTAAAGGAGGCAAGCAGTACACTACCGAGGCTGTAACAAAAGCCATCAAAAAGCACTACACCAAAGACACTGCTACCTTGACTCCTCGATTCATGTGTTCTAATTCTCCACCAAATGAGTTATATGAAGTTATTATGTGTTTGGATCATGACGGAATGGATGCCATCAACTGTACAATGCCTTCATCTTGTGGCAACTGATTTTTATGgaaattataattataatgaTGATGTAATATATATATTTCTTCCGTATAGATATACTAAATAAAAAGGAAGCAACTATGTATTATGAGTGTTTATTTATCTATTATGCAAGAGATTAGTTAGTGTATACACATACAGTTCTGCGGAATGCGCTAACATAAACTGCTAATTTTCCAAACTCACCAGGACCTCCTATTAAACAAAAAGAAAACTCATTAAATAGAATTAAAATTGCACGAAAGAACTCATATCAAATACACACAGTTTGTTTCTCATATTTGAATATTTTGGAAAAGTGAAGAACATGCATGTTACAGACTCTTGTATATTACATATTTCATCACATGTGTGAATCTATCAAGGCAAGTACAAAACACAATAATAAGAATGTTTATTATGCATGGCTTTTTTCTGAACTATTTTATCAGAGTAGGTTGGTTGAGACTCTCGTAAATTTAGGTGCTGATGAAGATATGCAAATCATATATCAAAACATTCTCTCAAGTGTTATGCTAGGGAATATGAACATTATCAAGAAGAAAGATGTGATTCACACCTATCATGCATCAGGATTAGGAATGACATCACTTAATACATTCATGAATACATAAAGTTTGTTAGAGAAGAGACGGGAGTAACACTGACGATGTAGGACATTCCTTAAGTTCCTGAAGGTAGTGTATACAAGCCTTTAAGAAAGAGGaaaaaaatttattatgaatCTGAAAAGGTAGTTCATAAACCACATAAGAAGAATGTTCCACAATTGACAAAGGTTCAGAAGGAGGTTCAATAAGTGTTTTTCACAATTATCTTGATGCCTACCAAGATTAAGAGTGGAGCTACTGGCAATTCTCCTCAGAAAACAACCACTTTTGAACTGCTTGTTAATAAGAAGAAGTTGAGGAAGATGGTGCTACCatttgttgatgatgaagaagtaagGATGAATAACCTTTCCTTATGAAAACAAAGGTTGT encodes the following:
- the LOC127112246 gene encoding F-box only protein 8-like, yielding MDYQQKLSLRFNKWSDSKVSRKYIDDDVAFHVLSKLPVKSLKRFGCVRKSWSILFENSHFINMFRNHFISHSNSDDHRTYLLIFKRDCADRYHPELNLLDSRIKLTLPPPFQEDDFYLNILGKTSVSGVFCIGTKDVRRDSNKVKYVLWNPAIEEFVVIPPSPDELVPKHPRLGVFHDFHGFGYDQVRDDFKVIQYVTFDSSSCNDYDPDSPPPQGIMYFSFFEIYSLRNNSWKILHMDDMAQWCVGNPFNGEELYMNGACHWLVKGKHDQIFMMSFDMSHEVFFRTPIDERSDLDDGYLTGLNGSIACITNHDKNNIFHISILGELGVKESWIKLFICGPMPSIDWPQLDLTDTFSLEK